In Methanobacterium petrolearium, a single genomic region encodes these proteins:
- a CDS encoding thioredoxin family protein, translating to MDKYIIGISAILVALVVVALTFPGLTDNETETNTTSSLKWGTDLNQAMQEAKNTDKNIFVDFHADWCSYCKQMDEETYTDPQVEEKLTQNYVLVKVNVDDNPDLSSQYQAYSLPTMVILDSDGNEINRIIGYQTPEQLLDQI from the coding sequence ATGGATAAATATATCATAGGAATATCTGCCATTTTAGTGGCATTGGTAGTTGTGGCATTAACTTTTCCTGGTTTAACAGACAATGAAACGGAAACAAACACAACATCATCCCTTAAATGGGGTACAGATCTAAATCAGGCCATGCAAGAAGCAAAAAACACAGATAAAAACATATTTGTGGATTTTCATGCAGACTGGTGTTCCTATTGTAAACAAATGGATGAAGAAACCTACACTGATCCGCAAGTTGAGGAAAAATTAACGCAAAATTATGTGTTAGTTAAGGTTAATGTAGATGATAATCCCGATCTAAGTTCACAGTACCAAGCCTACAGTCTCCCTACCATGGTGATACTGGATTCTGATGGTAATGAAATAAACAGGATCATTGGTTATCAAACTCCAGAACAACTTTTAGATCAGATTTAA